The genome window CGGAAGAGATTGCTCAGATCGCGATTGAAGCGGCGGGCGTGTCGCGGCGTCTTGGCTACGAGCCGCGCGTTGCGCTTCTCGCCTTCGCCACGTTCGGGCATCCGCGCGGCGAACGCTCGGCGCGTGTGCAGGAGGCGGTGCGAATTCTCGACCAGAAACGCGTCGACTTTGAGTACGACGGTGAAATGGCCGCCGACGTCGCCCTCAACAAGGACGCGATGGCGGCTTATCCGTTTTGCCGTCTCAAGGACACGGCGAACGTGCTTGTCATGCCGGCGTTCCACTCCGCGTCCATCTCCACAAAGATGCTGCAGGAGCTGGGCGGCGCGACAGTGCTTGGGCCGATAATCGTTGGTCTCGACAAGCCTGTGCAATTCGTGCCGCTGGGCGCGCGCGATACGGACATCGTCAATATGGCGGCGCTGGCGGCCTTCAACGTCGGCGGATAATCCCGCGGACGGCGGCGCCCAGATTGAGCGCCGCCAGCAGGCCGAATCCACCAGCCGCAAGAAGTCCCGGCGATTGCTCCGTCGGGACGTTCAGGGCGCTCCAGAGAAACGCGACAAACAGCGAGAAGCTGAAAAGCCCTGCGCCCATCGGGAAGGCGATCATGATCGCCAGCGGAATCGCGCGGAACAGTGACGCGATGGAAATGCCGCTCGAAACCAGAAGCATAAAGGCGACGTACGCACGAATCATGTCTGGTCCCGCGTAGGCGGTGAGGGGATCGCGCTAGATCGTTACTTGCGCGCCGAGTTCAACCACGCGGTCCGAGGGAATCGCGAAAAAGTCTGTGGCGTTTGCCGCCTGGCGCGATAACGCGATGTACAGGTGGTCCTGCCATTTCGGCATTCCGGAGGCCGGAGACACCTTGAGCGTTCGCCGGCCGAGGAAGAACGACGTTGTCATGATATCGAACTTCAAGCCGCTCTTGCGCAATGAGGCGAGTGCGACCGGAACCCGCGGGGTTTCCATGAAGCCGTAATGCAGCTTGATGCATGTGAAATCAGCAGATAACTGCGACAATTCGCAACGTGCGCTGGGCGATACGCGAGGCACTTCCTCCGTGCGCACAGACACCAGAACGATGCGCTCGTGCAGGACTTTATTGTGCTTGAGGTTGTGCATAAGCGCCGCGGGCGCCACGCCAGGATCGCTGGTGAGGAAAATAGCCGTTCCGGGCACACGTGTCGGTTTTGATTTTTCCAGCATGCGAATGAGGTTCGCCGTGGGAATCGAGTCCCGATGCGTTTTTTCCTCAAGTAATCGCGTCCCGCGATGCCACGTCCACATGATCACCATCATGGCGGCGCCAATGGACAGCGGCAGATAGCCTCCATCGAACAGCTTCAGAAGATTTGACGCGAAGAACGCGAGTTCAAACGTCAGGAACAGGCAGGTGATCGCGACCGCGCCCCACAGCGGCCATCGCCAGAGCTTCCAGATCACGAAGAAGAGAAGTAACGAGTCGACGACCATCGAAGCCGAAACCGCGACGCCATAAGCTGAAGCCAGATTGGTTGACGACCGGAACAACACGACAAGAATGATCACGCCTAACAGCAGGATGCGGTTAACACGCGGCACAAAAATTTGCCCCTCCTGCCAATCGGACGTGTGCTGGATCTGCAAGCGTGGAAGCAGCCCCAGTTGAATGGCCTGACGGGCGATTGAGAAGGCGCCAGTGATGACTGCCTGACTCGCAATCACGGTGGCGAGCGTGGCGAGGATGACAAGCGGCAGCAGGCCCCAGCTGGGCGCCATCAGGAAGAACGGATTCGCCATCGCGTCCGGTTGCACGAGGATCAGGGCGCCTTGACCCATGTAGTTAAGGACAAGGGACGGAAAGACACAGAAGAACCATGCGTACTGGATGGGTCGCCGACCGAAATGCCCCATGTCGGCGTAAAGCGCCTCTGTGCCTGTAACAGCAAGGAAGACCGCTCCCAGGACAATAAAGCTGATCAACTTGTGCGAAATA of Nitrospira sp. contains these proteins:
- a CDS encoding phosphate acyltransferase codes for the protein EEIAQIAIEAAGVSRRLGYEPRVALLAFATFGHPRGERSARVQEAVRILDQKRVDFEYDGEMAADVALNKDAMAAYPFCRLKDTANVLVMPAFHSASISTKMLQELGGATVLGPIIVGLDKPVQFVPLGARDTDIVNMAALAAFNVGG
- a CDS encoding potassium transporter Kup, yielding GGANGAQHSDPGHGRSGTMAMAFASVGVVCGDIGTSPLYALREALTRATEGRPPTDVEVIGVVSLLLWAIVIVVTLKYILFVLRADNRGEGGTLALMALAQRAFGRRSSVIFFLGIAGAALFTGDALVTPAISVLSAVEGLKLVTPALDNYVVGITVVILLTLFMVQRSGTERVAKWFSPIMLFWFLLLAVLGLMHIGDAPRILNALNPVFAINFLISHKLISFIVLGAVFLAVTGTEALYADMGHFGRRPIQYAWFFCVFPSLVLNYMGQGALILVQPDAMANPFFLMAPSWGLLPLVILATLATVIASQAVITGAFSIARQAIQLGLLPRLQIQHTSDWQEGQIFVPRVNRILLLGVIILVVLFRSSTNLASAYGVAVSASMVVDSLLLFFVIWKLWRWPLWGAVAITCLFLTFELAFFASNLLKLFDGGYLPLSIGAAMMVIMWTWHRGTRLLEEKTHRDSIPTANLIRMLEKSKPTRVPGTAIFLTSDPGVAPAALMHNLKHNKVLHERIVLVSVRTEEVPRVSPSARCELSQLSADFTCIKLHYGFMETPRVPVALASLRKSGLKFDIMTTSFFLGRRTLKVSPASGMPKWQDHLYIALSRQAANATDFFAIPSDRVVELGAQVTI